The following are encoded together in the Desulfococcus multivorans genome:
- a CDS encoding BON domain-containing protein: MKTAGNKMVGKWWFLSLILLFVVPIGCGPALVGGGAAGGYKVGSDERNMGGMVDDTALSANVKTALAKSPDVSAAKIDVDVVGGVVTLTGVVDGKQHAARAVEIAGNVSGVKSVRDNLQIGKLSAGDYVDDAVLVSKIKAKLMAEPGVHSLNIDVDADKGVVTLTGMVENEKEKSLALSVARSVEGVVQVVDNLETSNP; encoded by the coding sequence ATGAAAACTGCAGGAAACAAAATGGTCGGAAAATGGTGGTTCTTATCCCTGATACTCTTATTTGTGGTTCCCATCGGGTGCGGTCCGGCCCTGGTGGGCGGCGGCGCTGCGGGAGGGTACAAAGTCGGCAGCGATGAGCGTAATATGGGAGGAATGGTGGACGACACCGCGCTCTCGGCAAATGTCAAGACCGCCCTGGCAAAATCACCCGATGTCAGTGCAGCCAAAATCGACGTGGATGTCGTCGGCGGGGTTGTGACGCTGACCGGTGTCGTGGACGGCAAACAGCATGCCGCCAGGGCCGTTGAAATCGCGGGGAACGTCTCCGGCGTCAAATCCGTTCGGGACAACCTTCAGATCGGGAAACTGAGCGCCGGCGATTACGTCGACGATGCGGTGCTGGTGAGTAAAATCAAAGCCAAATTGATGGCGGAACCCGGTGTTCACTCCCTCAACATCGACGTTGACGCCGACAAGGGCGTTGTCACGCTGACCGGTATGGTTGAAAACGAAAAAGAGAAATCGCTTGCATTGAGCGTCGCCCGAAGCGTTGAGGGCGTGGTGCAAGTGGTGGACAACCTCGAGACGAGCAACCCGTGA
- a CDS encoding DUF1328 domain-containing protein, which translates to MIGYAATFLIIAIIAGVLGFTGIAGVAVEIAWITFVIGLILAVVFMVLGRRPRI; encoded by the coding sequence ATGATAGGATACGCAGCCACATTTCTGATTATCGCCATTATCGCCGGCGTATTGGGTTTCACCGGCATCGCCGGCGTCGCCGTCGAAATTGCATGGATAACCTTTGTCATTGGTCTGATTCTGGCGGTCGTGTTTATGGTTCTCGGCCGACGGCCTCGCATATAG
- a CDS encoding thiol-disulfide oxidoreductase DCC family protein yields the protein MVRDKPRIRVYYDGACPQCVKDRRTYEKLSGRSKDDIQWIDITGKERFLRSMGIDPEKALKALHVQDENRQTLSEIDAYVLLMKRVPILKLPAMIIGLPWIRQVLSRLYRWSVNRRLRRTGRT from the coding sequence ATGGTACGGGATAAACCCCGGATCCGGGTCTATTACGACGGGGCGTGCCCGCAGTGCGTCAAGGACAGGCGGACCTATGAGAAACTGTCGGGGCGCTCAAAAGACGATATCCAGTGGATCGATATCACGGGCAAGGAGCGTTTTCTGCGTTCGATGGGCATCGACCCTGAAAAGGCATTGAAGGCATTGCATGTTCAGGATGAGAACCGGCAAACGCTCTCGGAAATCGACGCATACGTCCTGCTGATGAAGCGGGTTCCCATATTGAAGCTTCCGGCAATGATCATCGGGCTGCCCTGGATTCGCCAGGTGCTGTCAAGGCTGTATCGTTGGTCTGTCAATCGCAGATTGCGCCGTACCGGAAGGACGTAA
- a CDS encoding phosphoribosyltransferase, translating to MAIVGIHERTDLRGRVGVFENRIHAGILLGEMLAPYPLDNGIVLGIPAGGVPVGLAVADRLGLPFDVAVVSKITLPWDTEAGYGALAFDGTCQLNTALIAQLRLSEEQIAEGIRKTRSKVAGRSERFRGKRPFPEVKGRPVILVDDGLASGFTMKTAVEALRNAGADTLIAAIPTAHDRAAADIADLTEGVFCVNIREGGRFAVAEAYRHWNDVSEDEVMDMLKQEDRRQKLPSRYEEEREDGTG from the coding sequence ATGGCTATTGTCGGCATTCATGAGCGGACGGATTTGAGGGGCCGGGTTGGGGTTTTCGAGAACCGGATCCATGCCGGGATTCTGCTCGGCGAGATGCTGGCGCCTTATCCGCTGGATAACGGCATTGTTCTCGGGATTCCCGCAGGCGGGGTTCCGGTGGGGCTGGCTGTGGCGGATCGCCTGGGGCTGCCTTTCGACGTGGCGGTGGTCAGCAAGATCACGCTGCCCTGGGATACGGAGGCCGGTTATGGTGCTTTGGCCTTCGACGGGACCTGCCAATTGAACACCGCCCTGATCGCGCAACTGCGATTGTCGGAAGAACAGATCGCGGAGGGCATCCGAAAGACCCGGTCAAAGGTGGCGGGTCGGTCGGAGCGGTTCCGGGGAAAGCGGCCTTTCCCGGAGGTGAAAGGGCGTCCGGTGATCCTCGTGGATGACGGGCTGGCCTCCGGATTCACCATGAAAACCGCCGTCGAAGCGCTGCGAAACGCCGGGGCGGATACGCTGATCGCTGCGATCCCCACGGCGCATGACCGGGCGGCAGCGGATATTGCGGATCTTACGGAGGGCGTCTTCTGCGTTAACATCCGCGAAGGCGGCCGGTTTGCCGTGGCGGAAGCCTATCGGCACTGGAACGATGTGAGTGAGGACGAAGTGATGGACATGCTGAAGCAGGAAGACCGCCGACAGAAGCTGCCGAGCCGTTACGAGGAGGAGCGGGAAGATGGTACGGGATAA
- a CDS encoding carbohydrate ABC transporter permease produces the protein MTAVQETLVEENPTMGGYWLDNRKVLSAAMIAPAILYIVAMIGFPLVLAVFYSLSDATTGSAELHFIGLKNFQAVLGDPIFRKALMNTFIFTLSSQIIVLILSNILAMVLSADFRGKWLVRFLILLPWTVPISLLFGLIFTFTDMTVVYVLTRGGPVHSTQVLNEPATLDHLRELLFHTLFYKYFNFRLS, from the coding sequence ATGACAGCCGTCCAGGAAACACTTGTTGAAGAGAATCCGACGATGGGAGGATACTGGCTGGACAACCGGAAGGTGCTGTCGGCGGCAATGATAGCACCCGCGATTCTGTATATCGTCGCAATGATCGGATTTCCGCTGGTCCTTGCCGTATTTTACAGCTTGAGCGATGCCACAACAGGATCCGCCGAGCTGCATTTCATCGGACTGAAAAATTTCCAGGCCGTCCTCGGGGACCCAATTTTTCGAAAAGCGCTGATGAACACGTTTATTTTTACGCTTTCTTCCCAGATCATCGTCCTCATTTTGTCCAATATTCTTGCGATGGTCCTTTCCGCCGACTTCCGGGGGAAATGGCTGGTTCGGTTTCTGATTCTTCTCCCCTGGACGGTGCCGATTTCCCTGCTGTTCGGATTGATCTTCACCTTTACGGATATGACAGTGGTGTATGTCCTGACGCGCGGCGGCCCTGTTCACAGCACCCAGGTGCTCAATGAACCGGCCACCCTGGATCATCTTCGGGAACTGCTGTTTCACACCCTGTTCTATAAATATTTCAACTTTCGACTTTCATGA
- a CDS encoding carbohydrate ABC transporter permease, which yields MSKYLFNTVWVGIVVVVITLLISVPAAYSLERWSGKLGENLGIGIFMTYLVPPTLLFIPLSKIISLLGLHESLGALILIYPTFTIPFCTWLLMGFFKSIPKDIEEQAMIDGCSRFGAMVKIVFPLSVSGILTVVVFAFTLTMHEFIYALSFVSVSAQKTISVGVPTELVRGDVFRWGPLMAGALIPCIPAAILYTFFLDRFISGFTMGAVK from the coding sequence TTGAGTAAATATCTCTTCAATACCGTCTGGGTCGGCATTGTGGTGGTCGTCATTACATTGCTCATTTCCGTTCCCGCGGCATACAGCCTGGAACGGTGGAGCGGAAAGCTCGGGGAAAATCTGGGCATCGGCATTTTCATGACCTATCTCGTCCCGCCGACACTGCTGTTCATCCCCCTTTCAAAGATCATCAGCCTGCTCGGACTTCACGAATCACTGGGTGCTCTGATCCTGATCTACCCCACCTTTACCATTCCTTTCTGCACATGGCTTCTGATGGGTTTTTTCAAGTCCATTCCAAAAGACATCGAGGAACAGGCCATGATCGACGGATGCAGCCGATTCGGCGCGATGGTGAAAATCGTTTTCCCGCTGTCCGTATCCGGTATCCTGACGGTTGTGGTGTTTGCGTTTACCTTGACCATGCATGAATTTATCTATGCCTTGTCGTTTGTTTCCGTATCGGCCCAGAAAACGATCAGTGTCGGTGTTCCAACGGAGCTGGTCAGGGGGGATGTCTTCCGGTGGGGACCCCTCATGGCGGGGGCGTTGATTCCCTGTATTCCCGCGGCGATCCTGTACACCTTCTTTCTGGATCGTTTTATCTCCGGCTTCACGATGGGGGCCGTGAAATAG
- a CDS encoding SGNH/GDSL hydrolase family protein: MKGIIRKTARAAMVFLFILSAANGVAAAFDEIVVFGDSLSDNGNLLLIENQPRPDPAIYYQGRFSNGPVWVEYLADLPRLNTSLDDRALGGAQTDGLVPPGLVEQVNVYIAVEGPPLSRDSLFIIWIGGNDFLNGNGDFQASADNIETAMARLVANEARHILVLNLPDLGAIPDTLGTPEAAAATAFSLNFNAELGNLITRFIGEHPAVAFYEFDVFSFFLEILNDPAAFGFSNVTDPSPNFQIENNFDGAGHLFWDERHPTTATHALLADRVLAALAEQMPPPPDTDQDDDDDDSTCFISSSIR; encoded by the coding sequence ATGAAGGGAATTATCCGGAAAACAGCCAGGGCCGCAATGGTGTTTCTGTTCATCCTTTCCGCCGCCAACGGTGTTGCAGCCGCTTTTGATGAGATCGTCGTATTCGGCGACAGTCTGTCGGACAACGGTAATCTCCTCCTGATCGAAAACCAGCCCCGGCCGGATCCGGCCATCTATTATCAGGGACGCTTTTCCAATGGTCCGGTGTGGGTCGAATATCTGGCCGACCTGCCGCGTCTGAATACGTCCCTGGATGACCGTGCTCTCGGCGGTGCTCAAACCGACGGACTGGTGCCGCCGGGCCTGGTTGAACAGGTGAACGTCTACATCGCTGTCGAGGGCCCCCCGTTGTCCCGCGATTCACTCTTCATCATATGGATTGGTGGAAATGATTTCCTCAACGGAAACGGAGACTTCCAGGCTTCGGCGGACAACATCGAAACGGCGATGGCGCGTCTTGTGGCGAATGAGGCCCGGCATATACTGGTGTTGAATCTGCCCGACCTGGGCGCCATTCCCGACACCCTGGGCACGCCGGAAGCTGCCGCGGCAACTGCTTTTTCGCTCAATTTCAACGCCGAACTGGGCAACCTGATCACCCGGTTCATTGGCGAACACCCGGCGGTCGCTTTTTACGAATTCGATGTATTTTCTTTTTTCCTGGAGATTCTAAACGATCCTGCCGCCTTCGGCTTCAGCAACGTGACCGATCCGTCGCCTAATTTTCAAATCGAAAATAATTTTGACGGTGCCGGGCATCTTTTCTGGGACGAAAGACATCCCACCACGGCCACACACGCCCTCCTCGCCGACCGAGTGTTGGCGGCGTTGGCGGAACAGATGCCCCCACCTCCGGACACGGATCAGGACGACGACGATGACGATTCGACCTGTTTCATCAGCTCATCGATACGATGA
- a CDS encoding DUF2235 domain-containing protein, with amino-acid sequence MNKNIILLSDGTGNGAAKRNKTNVWRLYDALDLHRDDQIAFYDDGVGSKEFLPFKLLGGAFGWGLKRNVRRLYKFLCRTYKSGDRIYLFGFSRGAFTVRMLAGMIDYCGVYTDYRNEKDLDRVARRNYNAYRSRFKRGLLTRGIRAFMGRSDPETPRHRPEIEFIGVWDTVDAYGFPMDELAMIWDYLIYPIYFPNYRLSDKVKKACHAVSVDDERHSFHPVLWDESAETDPSRIEQVWFPGVHSDVGGGYPRHPLSLVSLDWMIAKTEARKPDIGSPGLHLIEQRREEYIKHSDWHGPQHDSRALAGAYYRYKPRDIESLCNDRKSDVHIRSPKIHRSVMERIAGNVVPYAPAGLPGQYTVVTTRGEIPVYETPDESNQRKAAMQSVQHLITGRRWLYFALLTTTLGYLVSPFLLGCMDASQCLAVNGFFDPLLEIAMKMLPDLAAPWIRVLRRSPILLYSLVVLFGSLFILKARTWTKTEELAAGAWGVLKKKSLTHIG; translated from the coding sequence GTGAACAAGAACATCATTCTGCTGTCAGACGGCACCGGCAACGGTGCGGCCAAACGAAACAAAACCAATGTATGGCGGCTCTACGATGCCCTGGACCTGCATCGCGACGACCAGATCGCGTTCTACGACGACGGTGTCGGATCCAAGGAGTTCCTGCCGTTCAAACTCCTTGGCGGCGCCTTTGGCTGGGGCCTGAAAAGAAACGTCCGAAGGCTCTACAAGTTTCTCTGCCGCACCTACAAATCCGGCGACAGAATTTATCTCTTCGGCTTCAGCCGCGGCGCTTTTACGGTAAGAATGCTGGCGGGCATGATCGATTACTGCGGCGTATACACCGACTACAGGAACGAAAAGGATCTTGACAGGGTCGCGCGGCGCAACTACAACGCCTATCGTTCCCGTTTCAAGAGGGGGCTCCTGACCCGCGGCATCCGCGCCTTCATGGGCCGGAGCGATCCGGAGACTCCGCGCCACCGTCCGGAGATCGAATTCATCGGTGTCTGGGACACGGTCGACGCCTATGGTTTTCCCATGGACGAACTGGCCATGATCTGGGATTACCTGATCTACCCGATCTACTTTCCCAACTACAGACTGTCCGACAAGGTCAAAAAAGCCTGTCACGCCGTGTCGGTGGACGACGAGCGCCACTCCTTCCACCCGGTTCTGTGGGACGAAAGCGCCGAAACCGATCCCTCGCGCATCGAGCAGGTATGGTTTCCCGGCGTGCACTCGGATGTAGGCGGCGGCTATCCCAGACACCCGTTGTCGCTGGTCTCCCTCGACTGGATGATCGCAAAGACCGAGGCCCGGAAACCCGACATCGGAAGTCCCGGCTTGCACCTGATCGAACAGCGCCGCGAAGAATACATCAAACACTCCGACTGGCACGGCCCGCAACATGACTCCCGCGCGCTGGCGGGGGCCTACTACCGCTATAAACCCCGCGACATCGAATCGCTGTGCAACGACAGGAAAAGCGACGTCCATATCCGATCCCCCAAAATTCATCGCAGCGTCATGGAACGGATCGCCGGCAACGTGGTGCCGTACGCTCCGGCGGGCTTGCCCGGGCAATACACGGTGGTGACGACGCGCGGCGAGATCCCGGTCTACGAAACGCCGGACGAAAGCAACCAACGAAAGGCCGCGATGCAATCGGTTCAGCATCTCATCACCGGACGCCGATGGCTCTATTTCGCCCTGCTGACGACCACCCTGGGATACCTGGTCTCTCCCTTCCTCCTGGGTTGTATGGATGCTTCTCAGTGCCTTGCGGTGAACGGCTTTTTCGATCCCCTGCTTGAAATAGCGATGAAAATGCTGCCGGACCTCGCCGCACCCTGGATCAGGGTTCTGCGCCGCTCGCCGATCCTGCTCTATAGTCTGGTGGTTCTCTTCGGTTCGCTCTTCATCCTGAAAGCCCGGACCTGGACCAAAACGGAAGAGCTTGCGGCCGGTGCATGGGGCGTTCTGAAAAAGAAGTCGCTGACGCACATCGGATAA
- a CDS encoding phage tail protein, translated as MTASRYYAVKDTYTLPAQIISGAGGIRFGRGIDMFDPDKPVLVPERTPFFKPSRLLKEADDEKRYEISSDAVKDAFSILRTETVAQEAAVLNTHFRASYGISSIDAAADMAREESRSSVSAYILLSHVGETRSLSDAAMSVNEDLDPLAEHLEDDTTAFTQFRRDFGTHFIETVTYGLNIAIRGRMSTRDTARRQEIAATMSSGFGAVRAGGSVDAAVQKKLHDAGLQINCEINCGGIDPARPLVLQGFDQIAGFLADIAKGAVKFRLAPVALTLFSYWNLLDPGKFPRCRAMLNPHQDVDIYAPSSIFGIPAGTIIAWHPPKEAVRGEGENAEIMPPPGWALCDGTHNTPDLRDRFIRSTSTAAALNRTGGAAAHTHKKTQGDVAKKAGLVTATRKAIIDITEKSDHLPPFITLVHIMKLDGKTWSSRTPLST; from the coding sequence ATGACCGCGAGCCGTTATTACGCCGTCAAGGACACCTATACCCTACCCGCGCAAATCATCAGCGGCGCGGGCGGAATCCGGTTTGGTCGGGGAATCGACATGTTTGACCCCGACAAGCCGGTCTTGGTCCCTGAAAGGACGCCCTTTTTCAAGCCATCCCGTCTACTGAAGGAGGCTGATGACGAAAAGCGGTATGAGATCTCGAGCGATGCCGTCAAGGATGCGTTCTCGATACTGCGAACGGAAACCGTCGCTCAGGAAGCCGCCGTTCTCAATACCCATTTCCGCGCCTCCTACGGCATCAGCAGCATCGATGCCGCCGCCGACATGGCGCGCGAAGAGAGCCGCTCCAGCGTTTCGGCCTATATTCTCCTGAGTCATGTCGGCGAGACCCGCTCCTTGAGCGATGCCGCCATGTCGGTGAACGAGGATCTCGATCCCCTCGCGGAACACCTGGAAGACGACACAACGGCATTCACCCAGTTCAGACGGGACTTCGGGACCCACTTCATCGAGACCGTGACCTACGGCTTGAACATCGCCATTCGCGGCCGCATGAGCACCCGCGATACCGCCCGGCGCCAGGAAATTGCAGCGACGATGTCATCCGGTTTCGGCGCCGTCCGGGCCGGGGGATCGGTTGACGCGGCGGTCCAGAAGAAATTGCACGACGCCGGCCTTCAGATCAACTGTGAAATCAATTGCGGCGGCATCGATCCTGCCCGTCCGCTGGTCCTGCAGGGGTTCGATCAGATCGCCGGATTTCTGGCCGACATTGCCAAAGGCGCCGTCAAATTCCGGCTGGCACCGGTGGCCCTGACCCTGTTCTCGTATTGGAATCTGCTGGACCCCGGAAAATTCCCACGCTGCAGAGCGATGCTGAATCCGCATCAAGATGTCGATATCTATGCGCCGTCGAGCATTTTCGGCATTCCGGCCGGCACCATCATCGCGTGGCATCCGCCGAAAGAGGCCGTCAGAGGCGAAGGCGAGAATGCGGAGATTATGCCTCCGCCGGGATGGGCCTTGTGCGACGGAACCCATAATACCCCGGATCTTCGGGATAGATTCATTCGCAGTACGTCAACCGCCGCCGCCCTGAACAGGACCGGCGGCGCGGCTGCGCATACCCACAAGAAAACCCAGGGCGATGTCGCCAAAAAAGCCGGATTGGTAACGGCGACGCGTAAAGCCATAATCGATATCACGGAAAAATCCGATCACCTGCCGCCTTTTATTACGCTGGTGCACATTATGAAGTTGGACGGGAAAACCTGGTCTTCAAGAACGCCGCTTTCGACTTAG
- a CDS encoding acyl-CoA carboxylase subunit beta — MWRKELEELAERKRIAHGLGGEENIARQHAKGKMTVRERIAVLCDPETFLERGILAGAPVYDEADPNELEALVPCPFVMGIGKIAGRRVAVHGDDFTVKGASVGRLYKSKGAYFVKMARSLKLPMVRLIEGAGGSIREILEIGYTELPSSGDECTQNRVAVMSEIPVVSAGFGSVAGLGALYMVQSHFSVMVRNMCHVFVGGPPLVKAAFGEDLTKEALGGYERHTRISGVVDNDAVDERDALDQVKRFLSYMPANVWEMPRRSDTTRDDPNRREAALASIIPRNQRKPYDMRKLLNLVLDRDSIFEIGPFQGRSQITALARLNGYPVGVLANDPCFLGGSFNYDVAEKFQRFVDMCDTFHLPIVNFSDQPGFTIGSQSEIHGTIRKGVRASFALIQATVPVAVIYVRKCFGVAGGAQKSGLRLSWRYAWPSAVWGNIPVEGGVYAAHRREIEAAGDPACLEKLQETYRAVASPFRTAEAFGIEDIIDPRDTRPLLSEWVEMAYPVEQNHLGPKTRGMRC, encoded by the coding sequence ATGTGGCGTAAAGAGCTGGAGGAGCTGGCCGAAAGAAAAAGGATCGCCCACGGCCTGGGGGGCGAGGAAAATATCGCCAGGCAGCATGCAAAAGGGAAGATGACCGTTCGGGAGCGCATCGCGGTTCTTTGCGATCCGGAAACCTTTCTGGAAAGGGGAATCCTGGCCGGCGCGCCCGTCTACGATGAAGCGGATCCGAACGAACTCGAGGCGCTGGTCCCTTGTCCTTTTGTCATGGGCATCGGGAAAATCGCCGGCAGAAGGGTTGCCGTTCACGGCGATGATTTTACCGTCAAAGGGGCCTCCGTGGGCAGGTTGTATAAAAGCAAGGGGGCCTATTTCGTGAAAATGGCCCGATCCTTGAAACTGCCCATGGTGCGATTGATCGAGGGGGCCGGCGGCTCCATCAGGGAAATCCTCGAAATCGGCTACACCGAGCTGCCCAGCTCCGGGGATGAATGCACTCAGAACCGGGTGGCGGTCATGTCCGAGATACCGGTGGTCTCCGCCGGGTTCGGTTCCGTGGCGGGTCTGGGGGCGCTTTACATGGTCCAAAGTCACTTTTCGGTGATGGTCAGAAACATGTGCCATGTGTTTGTCGGCGGTCCACCCCTGGTCAAGGCGGCTTTCGGGGAGGATCTGACCAAGGAGGCGTTGGGGGGCTATGAACGCCACACCCGGATTTCGGGTGTCGTGGACAATGACGCGGTTGACGAAAGGGACGCCCTGGATCAGGTGAAGCGATTCCTCTCCTATATGCCTGCCAATGTATGGGAAATGCCCCGGCGGAGCGACACGACCCGGGACGATCCCAACCGTCGGGAGGCGGCCCTGGCGTCAATCATCCCCCGGAACCAACGAAAACCCTACGACATGCGAAAACTGTTGAATCTGGTGCTGGACCGGGATTCCATTTTTGAAATCGGCCCCTTTCAGGGCCGCTCCCAGATCACCGCCCTGGCGCGTCTGAACGGATATCCGGTGGGCGTTCTGGCCAATGACCCCTGTTTCCTGGGCGGCTCCTTCAATTATGACGTGGCCGAAAAATTTCAGCGGTTTGTCGACATGTGCGATACCTTCCATCTCCCCATTGTCAACTTTTCGGATCAGCCCGGATTCACCATCGGCAGCCAGAGCGAAATCCACGGCACCATTCGAAAGGGGGTTCGGGCCAGCTTCGCCCTCATTCAAGCCACCGTTCCCGTTGCCGTCATCTATGTCCGCAAATGCTTCGGGGTGGCCGGCGGAGCGCAAAAGAGCGGTCTGAGATTGAGTTGGCGATATGCGTGGCCTTCCGCTGTATGGGGCAACATCCCGGTGGAAGGGGGGGTCTATGCGGCCCATCGAAGAGAGATCGAGGCGGCCGGGGACCCCGCCTGTCTCGAGAAACTCCAGGAAACATACAGGGCCGTGGCTTCTCCCTTCAGAACCGCGGAGGCTTTCGGCATCGAGGATATTATCGATCCGAGGGATACCCGGCCCCTGCTGTCCGAGTGGGTGGAAATGGCCTACCCGGTGGAGCAGAACCATCTCGGGCCCAAAACGCGCGGCATGCGATGCTGA
- a CDS encoding DUF504 domain-containing protein, whose amino-acid sequence MTPIQDLLNRIQWDPVFSKADFRIGYYDRLEDAIFFVSPKQVLQEKGDHFSVRIIDDEGVSHMVPLHRIKAVYRNGKPIWKRDR is encoded by the coding sequence ATGACACCGATTCAAGACTTGCTCAACCGTATCCAATGGGACCCGGTATTTTCGAAAGCCGATTTCCGGATCGGGTATTACGACCGTCTCGAGGATGCGATATTTTTTGTGTCGCCGAAACAGGTTTTACAGGAGAAAGGTGACCATTTCTCGGTTCGGATCATTGATGATGAAGGCGTATCACATATGGTGCCGCTTCATCGCATCAAGGCGGTGTACCGCAACGGCAAGCCGATCTGGAAACGTGACCGTTAG
- a CDS encoding L,D-transpeptidase family protein, producing MSNALPAGAAAERILVIDKAGQNVVLFTGGKRIAEFPATFGIDPVSDKYRVLDYATPEGGYFIAYKKMKTRFHRTLGLSYPNLVDAEKGLAGGVISSGEYRRIYSAVRRSRPAPHDTGLGGGIAIHGGGVFRYFAESRERDWTEGCIALNDNDIETLFNTCQVGDPVIIFDSRKTLYGIIRPFTRGEATDENGMPVCPEGVCPYRIEFPTFLGRTTVTVKEGKAFGRSVKVVIHDGDDKTPRLVLIDRNADGRISPLDEVRGTLVQGRSFDAVYDIVRKAVVAVLSRGEIPESALMDHTGPEPGTSQSRDA from the coding sequence GTGTCAAACGCCTTACCGGCAGGAGCCGCGGCGGAAAGAATCCTGGTCATCGACAAGGCCGGACAGAACGTGGTGCTTTTCACGGGCGGGAAGCGGATCGCGGAATTCCCCGCCACGTTCGGTATCGACCCGGTTTCGGACAAATACAGGGTGCTGGATTACGCAACCCCGGAAGGCGGCTATTTCATAGCGTATAAAAAGATGAAAACCCGTTTTCACCGGACGTTGGGCCTCTCGTACCCCAACCTTGTCGATGCCGAGAAGGGCCTGGCCGGCGGGGTGATATCCTCAGGGGAATACCGGCGGATATATTCGGCGGTTCGGAGATCGAGACCGGCACCCCACGATACCGGTCTGGGCGGCGGCATCGCCATACACGGCGGCGGCGTGTTCAGATATTTCGCCGAGAGCCGGGAAAGAGACTGGACCGAGGGATGCATTGCATTGAACGACAACGATATCGAAACGCTGTTCAATACCTGTCAGGTCGGGGACCCCGTCATCATATTCGACAGCCGCAAAACCCTCTACGGCATCATCAGACCCTTCACCCGGGGGGAAGCGACGGACGAAAACGGGATGCCGGTATGTCCGGAAGGGGTGTGCCCCTATCGGATCGAATTTCCCACTTTCCTTGGGCGAACGACGGTCACCGTCAAGGAGGGAAAAGCGTTCGGCAGATCTGTAAAGGTCGTGATTCACGACGGTGACGACAAAACGCCGCGTCTCGTCCTCATCGACCGCAACGCAGACGGCCGCATCTCTCCGTTGGACGAAGTCAGGGGAACTCTCGTTCAGGGCCGCTCTTTCGATGCAGTATACGACATAGTGAGAAAGGCGGTGGTTGCCGTGCTTTCCAGGGGCGAGATCCCCGAATCGGCCCTCATGGACCATACCGGCCCGGAACCGGGGACGTCCCAATCGCGGGATGCATGA
- a CDS encoding Lpp/OprI family alanine-zipper lipoprotein has protein sequence MFMKKMNLTLSAILVFVAVISFMGLSGCASLNQDDRALLESTRQSAQDAKAAAERAEAAANELEGMGTRLESAASAAEDASSRAEMAAERAEAAAQKAERIFDKSLRK, from the coding sequence ATGTTTATGAAAAAAATGAATCTAACGTTGTCCGCAATCCTTGTTTTTGTTGCCGTTATATCCTTCATGGGGTTGAGTGGCTGCGCCTCCCTCAACCAGGACGACAGGGCCCTTCTGGAGAGCACGCGCCAGTCCGCCCAGGACGCCAAGGCCGCTGCCGAACGCGCCGAGGCCGCCGCCAATGAACTCGAGGGGATGGGCACACGTCTTGAAAGCGCGGCTTCCGCTGCGGAGGATGCTTCAAGCCGGGCCGAAATGGCCGCTGAACGCGCCGAGGCCGCCGCCCAGAAGGCTGAACGCATCTTCGACAAATCCCTCAGGAAGTAG